The Salmo salar unplaced genomic scaffold, Ssal_v3.1, whole genome shotgun sequence genome has a segment encoding these proteins:
- the LOC123735952 gene encoding insoluble matrix shell protein 4-like produces NGNTHSTVDSNGNTQSTGNSNGNTQSTVDSNGNTQSTVDSNGNTQSTGNSNGNTQSTVDSNGNTHSTVGSNGNTQSTVGSNGNTHSTVDSNGDTHSTVGSNGNTHSTVDSNGNTQSTVGSNGNTHSTVDSNGNTQSTVGSNGNTHSTVDSNGDTQSTVGSNGNTQSTVGSNGNTHSTVDSNGDTQSTVDSNGNTQSTVGSNGNTQSSVDSNGNTHSTVNSNGDTQSTVDSNGNTQSTVDSNGNTQSSVDSNGNTHSTVDSNGDTQSTVGSNGNTQSTVGSNGNTHSTVDSNGNTHSTVDSNGNTQSTVDSNGNTQSTVDSNGNTHSTVDSNGNTHSTVNSNILFV; encoded by the coding sequence TAATGGGAACACACACAGTACTGTGGACAGTAATGGGAACACCCAGAGTACTGGGAACAGTAATGGGAACACCCAGAGTACTGTGGACAGTAATGGGAACACCCAGAGTACTGTGGACAGTAATGGGAACACCCAGAGTACTGGGAACAGTAATGGGAACACCCAGAGTACTGTGGACAGTAATGGGAACACACACAGTACTGTGGGCAGTAATGGGAACACCCAGAGTACTGTGGGCAGTAATGGGAACACCCACAGTACTGTGGACAGTAATGGGGACACCCACAGTACTGTGGGCAGTAATGGGAACACCCACAGTACTGTGGACAGTAATGGGAACACCCAGAGTACTGTGGGCAGTAATGGGAACACCCACAGTACTGTGGACAGTAATGGGAACACCCAGAGTACTGTGGGCAGTAATGGGAACACCCACAGTACTGTGGACAGTAATGGGGACACCCAGAGTACTGTGGGCAGTAATGGGAACACCCAGAGTACTGTGGGCAGTAATGGGAACACCCACAGTACTGTGGACAGTAATGGGGACACCCAGAGTACTGTGGACAGTAATGGGAACACCCAGAGTACTGTGGGCAGTAATGGGAACACCCAGAGTTCTGTGGACAGTAATGGGAACACCCACAGTACTGTGAACAGTAATGGGGACACCCAGAGTACTGTGGACAGTAATGGGAACACCCAGAGTACTGTGGACAGTAATGGGAACACCCAGAGTTCTGTGGACAGTAATGGGAACACCCACAGTACTGTGGACAGTAATGGGGACACCCAGAGTACTGTGGGCAGTAATGGGAACACCCAGAGTACTGTGGGCAGTAATGGGAACACCCACAGTACTGTGGACAGTAATGGGAACACCCACAGTACTGTGGACAGTAATGGGAACACCCAGAGTACTGTGGACAGTAATGGGAACACCCAGAGTACTGTGGACAGTAATGGGAACACCCACAGTACTGTGGACAGTAATGGGAACACCCACAGTACTGTGAACAGTAACATTCTATTTGTATGA